One Leopardus geoffroyi isolate Oge1 chromosome B1, O.geoffroyi_Oge1_pat1.0, whole genome shotgun sequence DNA window includes the following coding sequences:
- the LOC123590578 gene encoding tripartite motif-containing protein 60-like → MEFVTALVHLQEESNCPICLDYLKDPVTINCGHNFCRSCINMMWKDLEDTFPCPVCRFRFRNKNLRSNRQLSNLTEIAKLLQVRRSKRKRQEEYSVCEKHNQFLTLFCGKDLEVLCTQCSLSVQHQKHYICPIKKAASYHRKILEYSIEPLQNNVERVEKVISLQASKIVELKKKVEYRREEIISEFEQLRLFLQNQQEALLRQMKDEEMDILTKLNANRITCSDHVSTLKHLLKEVECKCGQSELELLTHVKGIYHRYQNLKRPELFLFRLKKYGLSLPPQYSGLGKIIKPFQVDVILDLETAHPRLIVSEDRKTVHYGKRRKYLCYNPRRFYLCPAVLGSKRFSSGRHYWEVIVGNKPKWTLGVCQDCFPRNWRNQPVAEGGFWAIGRYIESIYVMLGPKRSQLLPTVRPTKIGIFLDYELGEVSFYNMNDRSLLYTFNDSFTEAVCPYFYVGIDSEPLKISSVTDDER, encoded by the coding sequence ATGGAGTTTGTAACAGCCCTGGTACACCTCCAGGAAGAGTCTAACTGCCCCATCTGTCTGGACTACTTGAAAGACCCAGTGACTATAAACTGTGGGCACAACTTCTGTCGCTCCTGCATCAACATGATGTGGAAGGATCTAGAAGATACCTTCCCCTGTCCTGTCTGCCGTTTTCGCTTTCGTAACAAAAACTTACGGAGCAACCGCCAGCTCAGTAATTTGACTGAAATTGCTAAACTACTGCAGGTcagaaggagcaagagaaaaaggCAGGAAGAATATTCCGTGTGTGAGAAACACAATCAGTTTCTGACCCTTTTTTGCGGGAAGGACCTAGAGGTTTTATGTACACAGTGCAGCCTCTCTGTTCAACACCAGAAACACTACATTTGCCCCATTAAGAAAGCTGCCTCTTATCACCGGAAAATTCTAGAATATAGCATTGAGCCCTTGCAGAACAATGTGGAACGAGTTGAAAAAGTGATTTCTCTGCAAGCCAGCAAAATTGTGGAACTGAAAAAGAAGGTAGAGTATAGGAGAGAAGAAATCATTTCTGAATTTGAGCAACTTCGACTGTTTCTGCAAAATCAGCAAGAGGCTCTTCTTAGGCAGATGAAAGATGAAGAGATGGACATTTTAACGAAACTAAATGCCAACCGTATAACATGTTCAGACCATGTTTCCACATTAAAACATCTGCTGAAGGAGGTAGAGTGCAAGTGTGGGCAATCGGAACTGGAATTACTGACACATGTGAAAGGTATCTACCACAGGTATCAAAACCTAAAACGTCCTGAGCTCTTTTTATTCCGATTAAAGAAATACGGACTTAGCCTTCCTCCACAATACTCTGGCTTGGGCAAAATTATCAAGCCATTTCAAGTAGATGTGATTCTAGACCTTGAAACAGCACACCCTCGGCTTATTGTCTCTGAGGATAGAAAAACTGTGCAttatggaaagagaagaaaatatctttgTTATAACCCAAGGAGATTTTACCTCTGCCCTGCTGTCCTGGGTTCTAAGAGATTTAGTTCTGGCCGGCATTACTGGGAGGTCATAGTGGGAAACAAGCCTAAATGGACCTTGGGAGTGTGTCAAGACTGTTTTCCTAGGAATTGGAGGAATCAGCCAGTAGCTGAGGGTGGGTTCTGGGCAATTGGGAGATATATTGAAAGCATTTATGTTATGTTGGGTCCTAAGAGAAGCCAGCTTCTGCCCACAGTAAGACCCACTAAGATTGGCATTTTTTTGGACTATGAGTTGGGTGAGGTTTCCTTTTACAATATGAATGATAGATCTCTTCTCTATACTTTTAATGATTCTTTTACAGAAGCTGTTTGTCCCTATTTCTATGTTGGAATAGATTCTGAACCTCTTAAAATCTCTTCAGTAACAGATGATGAAAGATGA